A single window of Dermochelys coriacea isolate rDerCor1 chromosome 2, rDerCor1.pri.v4, whole genome shotgun sequence DNA harbors:
- the LOC119851475 gene encoding uncharacterized protein LOC119851475 isoform X1: MGPLMQLLEQGLHPHVGEVALIKGLLLPQPVLLLLCVPRLGLSQMLRWCQILRLPLWHHMSFPKLFPSDQGSEAPEGQIKLVPSPPLAVEEPESVTEDSERNADNQLPSAVEEAEPGPSKRTTTKRKMAVPPGDVCRFRNKLYPVLELPSYTTVTLSDNSDEDFEGPSRTSLSVETGNVVKMWADSTNFSPLLKPRYEARGSTRPSPSTKEDHVPLQLRLGRKGAKASDQEESSSPLEREECLLQDIDCDSNIPDTRATSFLASVANEWIPSRLALEYLLTPLNALKKYSSQNFNQQVENYFKRA; encoded by the exons ATGGGGCCTCTCATGCAGCTTCTGGAGCAAGGCCTCCACCCTCACGTGGGAGAGGTAGCCCTCATAAAGGGCTTACTGCTGCCACAGCCAGTATTGCTCCTGCTCTGTGTGCCCAGGCTGGGCCTCAGCCAAATGCTGAGGTGGTGCCAAATCCTGAGGCTGCCCCTGTGGCATCACATGAGCTTTCCAAAGTTGTTTCCCTCTGATCAGGGGAGTGAGGCACCAGAAGGTCAGATCAAGCTGGTCCCCAGCCCCCCGCTAGCAGTGGAGGAGCCGGAGTCAGTGACGGAGGATTCAGAGAGGAATGCAGATAATCAACTGCCCTCTGCAGTGGAGGAAGCAGAGCCAGGGCCTTCTAAGAGGACCACCACCAAGAGGAAGATGGCAGTACCACCAGGTGATG TTTGCAGATTTAGAAACAAATTGTATCCTGTGCTGGAATTGCCAAGTTACACCACAGTTACTCTCTCTGACAATAGTGACGAAGACTTTGAGGGACCCTCTAGGACTTCTTTGTCTGTTGAGACTGGAAATGTTGTGAAAATGTGGGCAGATTCTACCAATTTTTCACCACTACTTAAACCCAGATATGAAGCCAGGGGCAGTACTAGGCCATCCCCATCTACAAAAGAAGACCACGTTCCCTTACAGCTCAGACTTGGTCGGAAAGGGGCAAAAGCCTCAGATCAGGAGGAGAGTTCAAGCCCCTTGGAGAGAGAGGAATGTCTTCTCCAGGACATAGATTGTGACAGCAATATCCCAGATACCAGGGCTACCAGCTTCTTGGCATCTGTTGCCAATGAGTGGATTCCAAGTCGGCTTGCACTGGAGTATTTACTGACTCCATTAAATGCTCTAAAGAAATATTCCTCTCAGAATTTCAATCAGCAGGTGGAAAACTATTTTAAGAGGGCGTAA
- the LOC119851475 gene encoding uncharacterized protein LOC119851475 isoform X2 has product MAVPPGDVCRFRNKLYPVLELPSYTTVTLSDNSDEDFEGPSRTSLSVETGNVVKMWADSTNFSPLLKPRYEARGSTRPSPSTKEDHVPLQLRLGRKGAKASDQEESSSPLEREECLLQDIDCDSNIPDTRATSFLASVANEWIPSRLALEYLLTPLNALKKYSSQNFNQQVENYFKRA; this is encoded by the exons ATGGCAGTACCACCAGGTGATG TTTGCAGATTTAGAAACAAATTGTATCCTGTGCTGGAATTGCCAAGTTACACCACAGTTACTCTCTCTGACAATAGTGACGAAGACTTTGAGGGACCCTCTAGGACTTCTTTGTCTGTTGAGACTGGAAATGTTGTGAAAATGTGGGCAGATTCTACCAATTTTTCACCACTACTTAAACCCAGATATGAAGCCAGGGGCAGTACTAGGCCATCCCCATCTACAAAAGAAGACCACGTTCCCTTACAGCTCAGACTTGGTCGGAAAGGGGCAAAAGCCTCAGATCAGGAGGAGAGTTCAAGCCCCTTGGAGAGAGAGGAATGTCTTCTCCAGGACATAGATTGTGACAGCAATATCCCAGATACCAGGGCTACCAGCTTCTTGGCATCTGTTGCCAATGAGTGGATTCCAAGTCGGCTTGCACTGGAGTATTTACTGACTCCATTAAATGCTCTAAAGAAATATTCCTCTCAGAATTTCAATCAGCAGGTGGAAAACTATTTTAAGAGGGCGTAA